A genomic region of Alkalispirochaeta americana contains the following coding sequences:
- a CDS encoding cyclic nucleotide-binding domain-containing protein, with the protein MPTPLQLKIVNFTKDAYIVVEGKQNADHFYILRSGKVRVSKEVEVVQEEGGNVLGPGDFFGVVAAMSGHSHIETAQALTDCSAISVNKENFGDLIVQNTPVAMKIIQGFSRRMRYLDEALARITLQQSSEPDIGHLFFVAEFYAKQSQFNQAHYAYHQYLRYCPNGPHAERARQRLEKIQPYSQAVYLDGSETEFTRIYKKNTMIFSEMMPGGELYIIQKGSVKITKIVNDNEVLLAVLKQGDIFGEMSLIENKPRSASAIAFEDTQLLAVNRENFARMVSSQPQIITRLTQLLAERIWFIYKQLANTLLKDKVGRLFDGLLIQLERNRVPLRQGEAYTFEFGPKELINMVGLPMAEGREAMRELLKNSRIKVLEDRIVISDRAEIEKQAKYYRKMQKIERARRQSRL; encoded by the coding sequence TCAATTTCACGAAAGATGCCTATATCGTCGTCGAGGGCAAGCAGAACGCGGACCACTTCTATATTCTTCGCAGTGGCAAGGTCCGCGTCAGTAAAGAGGTGGAGGTTGTCCAGGAAGAGGGGGGCAACGTTCTGGGGCCGGGTGATTTCTTTGGCGTTGTTGCTGCCATGTCGGGGCACAGCCATATCGAGACTGCCCAGGCACTTACGGACTGCTCCGCGATTTCGGTAAACAAGGAAAACTTCGGGGATCTGATCGTTCAGAATACCCCCGTGGCAATGAAGATCATCCAGGGGTTCAGCCGGCGCATGCGCTATCTCGATGAGGCCCTGGCGAGGATCACCCTGCAGCAGAGTTCCGAGCCCGACATTGGACACCTCTTTTTTGTGGCCGAGTTCTATGCAAAGCAGAGCCAGTTCAATCAGGCCCACTATGCCTACCATCAGTATCTGCGCTATTGCCCGAACGGGCCCCATGCGGAACGGGCCCGGCAGCGTCTTGAGAAGATCCAGCCCTATTCCCAGGCGGTGTATCTCGACGGTAGCGAGACGGAGTTTACCCGGATATACAAAAAGAACACCATGATCTTTTCCGAGATGATGCCCGGGGGCGAGCTGTATATCATCCAGAAGGGGTCGGTGAAGATCACCAAGATCGTGAACGACAACGAGGTGCTTCTGGCGGTGCTCAAACAGGGTGATATTTTCGGGGAAATGTCCCTGATCGAGAACAAACCTCGCTCGGCCAGCGCGATTGCCTTTGAGGATACCCAGCTTCTGGCGGTGAACCGCGAGAACTTCGCCCGCATGGTCTCTTCCCAGCCCCAGATCATTACTCGTCTCACCCAGCTTCTGGCGGAGCGCATCTGGTTCATCTACAAGCAGCTGGCCAACACGCTCCTGAAAGACAAGGTGGGGCGCCTCTTCGACGGTCTCCTGATCCAGCTGGAGCGCAATCGGGTGCCTCTGCGCCAGGGCGAGGCCTATACCTTCGAGTTCGGGCCCAAGGAGCTTATCAACATGGTGGGGCTTCCCATGGCCGAAGGGCGTGAGGCGATGCGGGAGCTGCTCAAGAACTCCCGCATCAAGGTTCTGGAGGACCGGATCGTCATCTCCGACAGGGCCGAGATCGAGAAGCAGGCCAAGTACTATCGAAAAATGCAGAAGATAGAACGGGCCCGGCGCCAGAGCCGTCTGTAA